CCCCGAGAAGGTGCATTTCTGTCAAAGTGCCAGGAACCGATGGTGATGCTGctggtgatgctgctggtccagggccCACATTTTGAGACCCACTACCTAGACTGCCTCTCAGCACACGGAGGAATGAATAGCCAGCTTCCGgcggaggaaactgaggctcagagaagctaaaaGTGTCATGTGCAAAAAATCACATAGCTGTGTGGTGCCCGGATCTCAAATCCAGGCAATCCGGCTCCAGTCTGTTTTTAACCATTTCTCTGCACTGCCTCCTGCCGGTCAAAAGAATAAATGCATATGCAGGCAAGAATGAATGGGTTCCCATTTCCGTAGAAGGGGAAACCGAGGTCGGGGAGCTGGACGGGGAGACCCCAGCATCCTCTGACCTCTTTCCTTGCCTCCCTGCCCCCGCCCGCAGGTGAAGCTGGTGTTCGTGGAAGACCAGGCAGTGGTGGAGACGGTGTTCTTTCTGACGTCGCGCACCAGGGCGCTGCTGCGGCGCTTCCCGCGCATGCTGCTAGTGGACCGGCTGCCGGGGCTGCAGGGCGCGCTGGATCTGCTGGCCGTGCTGTGCGTGGACGGCTCGGGCCGTGCGCGCCAGGCTGCCTGCTGCGTGGCACGCCCGGGCACGCCGAGCCTGCTGCGCTTCGCACTTGCGTCGCTGCTGCAGAGTGCGCCAGACGTCAAGGGCCGCGTGCGCTGCCTCACCGCCGGGCCCGAGGTGGCGGCGCAGTTGCCTGCAGTGCGCCAGCTGCTGCCCTGTGCGCGCGTGCAGATCTGCCGCGCGCAGGGCCTGGAGACGCTCTTCAGCAAGGCGCAGGAGTTGGGCGGCGCCGGCCGCGAGGACCCCGGCCTGTGGTCGCGCCTGTGCCGCCTGGCTGGCGCGTCGTCGCCCGCCGCCTACGACGAGGCGCTGGCCGAGCTCCACGCCCACGGCCCGGCCGCCTTCGTGGACTACTTCGAGCGCAACTGGGAGCCCCGCCGCGACATGTGGGTCCGCTTCCGCGCTTTCGAGGCGGCCCGAGACCTGGACGCGTGCGCCCTGGTGCGAGGCCATCGCCGGCGACTGCTGCGCCGTCTCAGCCCCTCGCGTGGCGTGGCACAGTGCCTTCGCGACCTAGTGGCCATGCAGTGGGCCGACGCGGCCGGCGAGTCGGTGCCCGAGGGGCCCGATGGCGGGGGGCCATGGCTGGAGGATGAGCCGGGGAGGGGGCCCCAGGTGGAGAACGAGAGGGTGAGGGGCCTGGAGACAGGCGACTGGGGAGGGGCTTCGAAAGAAGCAAGTATTTGCAGGGGGGCCCAAATGGAGAAGGAGTGGGCAAGAGCACTGGAAACCAGAGACTGGGGCGGGGCTCAGTTCGAAGGTGAGAAGGGGAGGGCACTGCAGATCAGAGATTGGAGAGGGGGCCAGTCGGAGAATCAGAAGCCGAGGGGACTGGAAGGAGGTGTCTTGAGAGGGTCGCAGTTGGAGAAAGGGCACCTGAAAGGGCCAGAGATTAGGGACTGGAGGGGGCCCCAGTTGGAGGGTGAGAAAGATTGGGGACTGGAAGGTTATGTCTGGAGGGCGGCCCAATTGGAGGACCAGGCGCTACGAGGATTGGAAGGATATACCTGGAGGGTGGCCCAGTTGGAGGATCGCGGTAGGGCGCTGGAGACCACCGACCTGAGGGGGACCCAGTTTGACTATGAGAGGGTCAGGAGTCTTGAAGGAAGCCCCTGGAGGGGGGCGCAGCTGCACGATGAAAAGGCAGGGGGACTGAGAACGGCAGAATGGAAGGGGCCACAGTCAGAAGTAGAGAAGGGGAGGGCGCTGGAGGTCAGAAACTTGAGGGGGATCCCCTTGGAGAAGTCCCTGGAGTTGGCCCCTGAGAACGGAGACCCAAGGGGACCCCAGTGGGAAGATGAGAGGAGGAGAGGGCCAGAGACTGCAGAGGAGAGGGGAGCGAGGGTGGGAGCCAAAAGAAGAAGGGGCCTGGAGGATATCGTTTTGGTCCAGCTGGGAGACACGAGGGTCACAGGCGTGGAGAATGGAGATGGAGGGGGAGCCCGGTCTGTGGGCCCCAAGAGCCGAGCTGGACGAGGGATGGAGTGGGCAGACGCGGGAGGGCGGTGTCTAGGGCTGGGGAATGGAGTCGTGTGTGGCACCCCGGTGGGGACTGTATTGGAAGGCAGCCCAGAATGGGCAGTGGTGAGGAGCGAACACCTGGCTGCAGGTGACGGCCTGCAGGAAGGAGGCGAAGATGGCCCCAGGGAACCAAAGAGGCTTTGCCGGCCCccaggagaggaggaggtggaCTGGGAACCCCTGGCCAAATTCCGAGCAGCCTGCGGGCCAGAGCTGGCAGACCTGGTGGCCGAGGAGTTGGCCTTTGCTAGGCAGCATGGGACCCGGGGTTTCCACTGGACTGGAGCCGGTTTTGCCCTTAAGGACGGCACCTCGGACTTCTTCCTGGATGGGGCCCTGACACGCTGCAGCTGCTCAATCCATGCCGCCCGCCGTCTGCCCTGCAGACACCTCTTTGCAGCGCGCCTCCTCACTGGGGCAGCCTTATTCCACATGGACCTGCTCAGGGATTGCTGGGGGAGAGCCCCGGAGCCCTGACCCTTCATGCCTCTGCCCACCACCCTCCACCGGGAGGGTCGGAGGGCATTCTTCGATCCCAAAGATAATAGGGCTGAGGCCAAGGAGACCACTCCAGTCCCCCTGGCCACCTCCTGGGTCATCCAGGGACCTCCTCATGGCAGTTTGCCTCTCTGGGTCCAAGGGCAAGGTGACAGTGGTCTCTGAGGTCCTGGAGCCACAGCTGGGGAAGGCGTTGATGGCCAGGGCGGATTCTGAGGGCTTCCCTCTGGAGAGGAAGCATGTGGTGAGAGGTGTAGACAGGGTCaggctggggcagaaggaaggaaaggggcagagctggggggagggggaggaagcgATGATGATACGGGGAGTGTCTGGCAAGAGTAGACTGGCCAATCTAGGGAGTGCAGGGGGAGACggggaaagggagaaagtacGGAAGACAGACGAAGGAGAGGAGGTAAGCGAGAAAAGATGGAAAGGGGAGCCGGAAATGGAGGAGAGAGGACAAGAAATgaagagacagaaatgaagaCATGAGGAAAAGCTGGGGGAAGCAGGAGAGGAAGGGACAGGATGTAGGAGGGGGAAGAAAAATCGGAGATGAGACAAAGGAAATGCCTAGGAGATGGGTAGAGAAGAAACGGAAGGGGCGTGGCTTTGGTTTTTCTCTTAAGACCTGGAGACATCGACCCCCTTCGCCTTCTGAAGGGGCGGGGGGCACTGGGGATTGGGAGAGTCTCCAGCAGGGGAAGGGAATTGTTCGGACTATTGTGCTTCAGAATTGGAATAAAACAATCTTATTTTGGTTTCCGTGATGAGTTCTTGGCTTCTGGGGTTGGTTGGGAGTCCCAGATCCAGGGAACAGTTGAGATGGTCCAGCGTTCCTTCATTCTTTCCACCAACGAGGCCTCCTGGGGCCAGATGGATAGAGGAGCCTCAATGAATTCATCTCCATTGCAACTCAAGCTGCTTCCTCCATCATCTGGACCAGTACATCCCAGCGGCAACTTCTTGACAGGAGTCAATTCCACCTTCAAATGACTGACTCGTGCCAAATGTCCTGGCCACAGAATGGGCATGTGACCCAGTCCTGGTCAACGAGTCTGCTcaggttgaggtgggaggcttcttttttttatttttatatttttgtagagacagggtcttgctatgttgctcaggctggtcttgaactcctcaggttaagcaatcctcctgccacagcctcccaaagtgctgggattacaggtgtaagccactgtattCAGAACtaggatgcttttttttttttttttttttttttttttttttttttttttttttatagagtcttgctctgttacccagactggaatgcagtggcacgttcccagctcactgcaacctccacctcccaggttcaagtgattttcatgcctcagccacccaagtagctgggattacaggtgtgtgccatcacacctggcgaatttttgtatttt
The sequence above is drawn from the Macaca thibetana thibetana isolate TM-01 chromosome 19, ASM2454274v1, whole genome shotgun sequence genome and encodes:
- the ZSWIM9 gene encoding uncharacterized protein ZSWIM9 isoform X2, whose translation is MERPEPPPGTAAGQEEQELRERAFFSWAEFSRFFDAWCQQRLALFFVKSSMHLARCRWASAPPLYTLIDVLKYSYVRLVCKDVRAPSRPAVGPPQPGCPAFIIVKLSPLRDRLVVTECQLTHSHPACPLEFAYYFRPGHLLANACLPVRTTNKISKQFVAPADVRRLLSYCKGRDHGVLDALHVLEGLFRTDPEAKVKLVFVEDQAVVETVFFLTSRTRALLRRFPRMLLVDRLPGLQGALDLLAVLCVDGSGRARQAACCVARPGTPSLLRFALASLLQSAPDVKGRVRCLTAGPEVAAQLPAVRQLLPCARVQICRAQGLETLFSKAQELGGAGREDPGLWSRLCRLAGASSPAAYDEALAELHAHGPAAFVDYFERNWEPRRDMWVRFRAFEAARDLDACALVRGHRRRLLRRLSPSRGVAQCLRDLVAMQWADAAGESVPEGPDGGGPWLEDEPGRGPQVENERVRGLETGDWGGASKEASICRGAQMEKEWARALETRDWGGAQFEGEKGRALQIRDWRGGQSENQKPRGLEGGVLRGSQLEKGHLKGPEIRDWRGPQLEGEKDWGLEGYVWRAAQLEDQALRGLEGYTWRVAQLEDRGRALETTDLRGTQFDYERVRSLEGSPWRGAQLHDEKAGGLRTAEWKGPQSEVEKGRALEVRNLRGIPLEKSLELAPENGDPRGPQWEDERRRGPETAEERGARVGAKRRRGLEDIVLVQLGDTRVTGVENGDGGGARSVGPKSRAGRGMEWADAGGRCLGLGNGVVCGTPVGTVLEGSPEWAVVRSEHLAAGDGLQEGGEDGPREPKRLCRPPGEEEVDWEPLAKFRAACGPELADLVAEELAFARQHGTRGFHWTGAGFALKDGTSDFFLDGALTRCSCSIHAARRLPCRHLFAARLLTGAALFHMDLLRDCWGRAPEP
- the ZSWIM9 gene encoding uncharacterized protein ZSWIM9 isoform X1, producing MVGVTGRRGPQLDWGPHLRSRGPQAPRMERPEPPPGTAAGQEEQELRERAFFSWAEFSRFFDAWCQQRLALFFVKSSMHLARCRWASAPPLYTLIDVLKYSYVRLVCKDVRAPSRPAVGPPQPGCPAFIIVKLSPLRDRLVVTECQLTHSHPACPLEFAYYFRPGHLLANACLPVRTTNKISKQFVAPADVRRLLSYCKGRDHGVLDALHVLEGLFRTDPEAKVKLVFVEDQAVVETVFFLTSRTRALLRRFPRMLLVDRLPGLQGALDLLAVLCVDGSGRARQAACCVARPGTPSLLRFALASLLQSAPDVKGRVRCLTAGPEVAAQLPAVRQLLPCARVQICRAQGLETLFSKAQELGGAGREDPGLWSRLCRLAGASSPAAYDEALAELHAHGPAAFVDYFERNWEPRRDMWVRFRAFEAARDLDACALVRGHRRRLLRRLSPSRGVAQCLRDLVAMQWADAAGESVPEGPDGGGPWLEDEPGRGPQVENERVRGLETGDWGGASKEASICRGAQMEKEWARALETRDWGGAQFEGEKGRALQIRDWRGGQSENQKPRGLEGGVLRGSQLEKGHLKGPEIRDWRGPQLEGEKDWGLEGYVWRAAQLEDQALRGLEGYTWRVAQLEDRGRALETTDLRGTQFDYERVRSLEGSPWRGAQLHDEKAGGLRTAEWKGPQSEVEKGRALEVRNLRGIPLEKSLELAPENGDPRGPQWEDERRRGPETAEERGARVGAKRRRGLEDIVLVQLGDTRVTGVENGDGGGARSVGPKSRAGRGMEWADAGGRCLGLGNGVVCGTPVGTVLEGSPEWAVVRSEHLAAGDGLQEGGEDGPREPKRLCRPPGEEEVDWEPLAKFRAACGPELADLVAEELAFARQHGTRGFHWTGAGFALKDGTSDFFLDGALTRCSCSIHAARRLPCRHLFAARLLTGAALFHMDLLRDCWGRAPEP